Within the Enoplosus armatus isolate fEnoArm2 chromosome 9, fEnoArm2.hap1, whole genome shotgun sequence genome, the region CAGAGAAGACAGCCATCGGCTCCATCTGTTTCCTGGCAGGTCCTATCACACTGCTGGAAAATGCTCTTGTGTTGGGAGTAATTGCTGCCACAGCCACCCTGAGGCAACGGCCTTCATATCTGTTCATCGGCAGCCTTGCTCTGGCTGATGTCTTCGCCAGCTGCTTCTTCACCACCAGTTTCCTGGACTTTCACCTCTTTCGCCGCAGTGATGGCCCCACTGCCTACCTCTTTAAATTAGGTGGTGTCACCATGGCCTTCAGTAGCTCAGTGGGGAGTTTACTGCTGACTGCGCTGGACCGCTACCTCTGCATCCACCAGGCCTCCAGCTACAAGGTGCTGCTGACCCGCCAGCGAGCTCTGCTGAGCCTGCTGATCCTCTGGAGCACCAccatcttcatctccttcttgCCTCTGATGGGCTGGATGTGTCCCACAGGGCTTACTCCACCCTGCTCACGCCTGTTTCCCTACATCAACCAGGGCTATCTGGCCTGCTGGACCAGCTTCATCCTGGTGCTTCTGGCTCTCATTTTGGGGGCTTACGCTCTCATCCTGTGGAAGGCCCACCGCCATGAGTCCTCCATGACCAACCTCCAGGGAGCAGCAGGGACCGGCCAGGCCCGCATGAGGATGGATATACGGCTAGCACGTACCTTTGGCCTGATCCTACTCATACTGGTGAGCTGCTGGCTTCCTGCACTCTCCTTCATGTTAGCTGATGTCTCTGTGCACCTGACCCACACCCAACAGAGGGCCTTTGCCTTTTGCAGCACCCTCTGCCTGGTCAACTCTGCAGTCAACCCACTGTTGTATGCACTGCGCTGTCGAGAGCTAAGAGTTGCTCTACTGCAGCTGCTACAAAGGCCGTGTGAGATTGGGAGATGTAAAAAATCTACAGAGGACTTAACCCCAGGATTACCTTCCGCCGAAGACAACAACTGTACTGCCCTCTCTGAAGATGAGATTCCCAGGACCAGAACCGCCCAACTTAACACGGTCTCACAAGGGATGAACAATCAGCAGCTGAACATAAGAAAATGAGTTGAAATTAAGGAGTAGCTGTTCAGATAGAgaagtgtctgtgtttatagCAGCGTGCTTGggatgtaaaaacacagaactTCAAACTAAATTAAGAATCAAATCTTTAATACTTACAAGCAGGATTCATTCTCATCAAGTTATTAGTGCCGgcaaatattttaacttttttaacaAGGCTATTGTGGTAAAGTCTATTAAACAATAACTGTAGAATATTGTTGGTAGTAATGGAAAAGATCAgaaagtctataaaatgtgggAAACGTATGCTACATATTGTGTTTTGCTTGCAGTAACGATACACTGAAAATACCATTTATAAGGAGAAAACATTCACTTTGGTAAATATTTTGTCACcattaaacatttctttaatcATAACAATAAGTAAGATTAACATGGTAAGATTTCAAAATAGTAGGACACAAGGAGTTTTATTGCATTATGTGAAGACTGAAAGAACTACACACTAGTAACAGATTCCAGTAGAAACAAAGCTTGGCTCTGGTTTAGGCCAGGCAAAAGGTTTAATCTATGTTGGGCTTTTTTAAGTGAGATGATGTGATGTGGCCATCCAACCcgtaacctttgacctctctgcCTCCCATGTCAGTACTTTAAACGCTCTCACTCCTATGACATACTGTGCCCTGTGAACTGAAGTGCTGACTTAACTTTGGAGTTCACCACAAGGTAGAAAGGAGGATTTGTTGTCCGTATGCTTGTTTATGTTTGAGTATTTGTCCCCGAGTGTGCAGGAACAGAGGACCCTGTGGGTTGCCTATCCCATCTGCACATGAATGCCAGGACTCCACAAAAGCCCCATGCACGGGAGGATTTCACACAATGTTCACCACATGAATCCAAGCAGTGTGCCGGGGTAAATGGGGCACATGCCAGGAAGAGAACGAGCACAGACACTAGAACACTCTTTGCAACAGTGACAACTGGCAGCTGCTGTAAAGCACATGCTAATACACATGTTTAATACACTTAAACTCACAGGTGTACATACTGTAAGGTAACATAATAGAACATCACAAAGTCcataaaacactttttgatCTTAGGTCATTGGATACTAGACTGAACACATGTATCAACTGATTAAAAATAATACTTGACCATACTCTATTTtgactctttcttttcttttcaagtaAATCTTAATCATCCGCCATGGTTACTCATTGttaagagagaaaacaagtcaGCAGTCCGGTTTTTACAATGATGTGTAGAAGGGTCGTCTCTGTATTAATCTTCTGGGTGGATCTTTGCTGCCAGATGAGTGGGAAAATATGTAATTGTCTGGCAGTAAATGGGAGAAGGGGGAACACAATGAGTACATGGCATTTTCATGCATACTGTTCCCAAAAAACTGTGTAAAGGATGATCACAGTTTATATACAATGAGGTACAGGTTTATCATTGGGTCCAATAAAACAGCCCTGCAACAAATTATACCTCCATAAAGGTTATAATGTTAAgatttttgttgaaactgtttcagagagGTGTGATAACGTGTTACACAGTGAGGTGGTATTTGTATTACTTTGTATACCCCACTTATATAAATGAGGGTAGACTCTAACAATACTTTGCTGCTCAGAGACTCTATTCCAGGTAATTAGCATCATGCAGCCATGCAGGGAAATTGCCTATTGTAAAAGGGTGTCTATCTGGTTAATATTCATCAATGATATATTCACAAACATAGTGTTTAGTTTGCAGAGGACATGTGAAAATAGAATGTAAGCCTGTCCGTTGCTAACAGACggcaaataaataataaaatctgcTATCTACTGAAGGAGATTAAAGTCTAAAATCATACTGGAGTTCACTTTTAATCTACTTGATTTACctgaccaccaccaccagacGTCTCGTGAACCTTTCACTTTGAGTTCAACGGAAAGCgatcaacaacaaaaacggGGTAGGGAGGCAGGAAATCGCAgcgtaaagaaataaaaatcacaaaataaaatcacaattgATTCCTGATTTTATTAAGtactacatttaaatgtaaatctttaCAACAATTACAATTCAAATCGGTGAAAGATACAAAATATTATGTTGTAAGTATTTGAGAAACCCCCTCTTTCCTCCAGTGGTATGATCTGCCATTGTGACGTTTTAAAAATTCAGCAGGCAGGGTCGGCAGTTGGCTTACTACTGAGAGAAGAAAATCCGTTGttgtggagaggaagaaaggctCAAGAAATTCGAGTAAAACGTACAAACCACGAGCGTTAAACCCCAGTTTTTGCGGGTCGTTTTCTCAACTTATTTTTTCCGTTTTATTTAGCTAACATGGCTTGTGGAGCTACGTTAAAGCGGTCGATGGAGTTTGAGGCCCTCCTCAGTCCCCAGTCTCCCAAGCGGAGAAGGTGCAATCCACTACCGGGGACTCCTAGCACTCCGTCCCCGCAAAGATGCAACCTCCGTCCCCCAGTCGACAGCCCAACGCATTCGATGTCTCCTCAGGCCATAGGAGGCGAACACAGGCTCACCCCAGGTATGAAATTAAACCACATTTGACGTTTTTTTTCCTGCGTTTCAGGGTGGGTGTCATGGGGGAGGGGGTTTGGGTGGAGTGGAATGGATAGCTAGCTAGTTCAGAGAATCAGAATGGGGGTTGGAGGCTAAACGTTAGCCTAGCTAAGCTAGCATAAGGAAGGGGAACGTCGTCGCTAAGCTACCGACACAGATCATTTTACTAATCATTAAAATTGGTAGACGCACATAAGTAGAAGTGGATCTGTGGGTATTTGTTGGTGGCATCTTGACCGCTCATTGTACTGTTGCACAGTTGGCTGAGTTAACTTGCATTTGCTGATGAAAATATTAGATTCTAGTTCTTGGCATAGCGAAATCAAATACTATTTGTAGCATTAGGTAAATTAAATTTAGCTAGCATATATGATTGCCCTTTATCAGATTTGCCTGTACATTCTGCAAGTATAGTATGACATATCACGGCTATTGAATACATGTATATGTTCAATTTGACgttaatttgaaaaatgatgGAATTAAACAAAAGATCCTGCTTATACTTTAACACCTGGGTGACAATCTAGCCTGTTGGCTCTCTCTCGAGAAGACAAATGGCATCACAGCAGCAGGCGCAGAATTGCAGGCTGTTAATTAGGAGCTGCCTGGGTAATGTTCCTTAGCTTTAGTGCCACAATTGTCTTGCATTGCATTGAGGTGGGGGTTACCATTATGCACCACAaccatttcttttcctcttcaggcCTGGAAGGCATTGTCCATTTCCTTTATGTCTGTACTCTACTCTCCCATTGACTTGGAAAGCTTCCCTGGGAGCGTTGGACGGGTGTGGGGCGCAGAAGTAGACGCAAGATAATTACCTGGATGTCTCCGCCGTGATCCAGTGAGGCTTATTGTATGTGCCAGTCACTGAGATTGGCACCACGATAGCACTGAGGCCTAATCCTTACCCTTTTTgaattctaataaaaaaaaaatagctggACCTCCTTGAATTTATTTGAGCACTTCATTTATGCAAAATGTGAGAGGATTACAAGCTGTACTACCTGTGCTAAGCCATGCAGTTAACTTCTA harbors:
- the cnr2 gene encoding cannabinoid receptor 2, with protein sequence MEEWEVPTSHENTSSPIVNRSCENLECYMVLVKAEKTAIGSICFLAGPITLLENALVLGVIAATATLRQRPSYLFIGSLALADVFASCFFTTSFLDFHLFRRSDGPTAYLFKLGGVTMAFSSSVGSLLLTALDRYLCIHQASSYKVLLTRQRALLSLLILWSTTIFISFLPLMGWMCPTGLTPPCSRLFPYINQGYLACWTSFILVLLALILGAYALILWKAHRHESSMTNLQGAAGTGQARMRMDIRLARTFGLILLILVSCWLPALSFMLADVSVHLTHTQQRAFAFCSTLCLVNSAVNPLLYALRCRELRVALLQLLQRPCEIGRCKKSTEDLTPGLPSAEDNNCTALSEDEIPRTRTAQLNTVSQGMNNQQLNIRK